The Neodiprion pinetum isolate iyNeoPine1 chromosome 5, iyNeoPine1.2, whole genome shotgun sequence genome segment aGCCGTGGCTCGCAAGTCCCATGGTTCCATTCGGACCGGTCGTTGAAAAGGGGGACGCCAACTTCACGTTCATCGATCGATCTCCCATTGATATAATCACATCGGGCGATGTACAGGATTTACCGTGGATCACGAGCGGCGTTTCAGAAGATGGATTGTATCcaggtgaaattttataaattatcgcAATGCTACAATTGCAATTACTCAGTTGCAAATTTATTACTACGTTCGATTAcgaaactgaaaataaatGCACGTCGTAACCCTGATTGTGTGCATTGTTCCGATAACATTGTTGTTGTATTGAACATTCGTTACTTTCTGTGGTAGATATTACTGCAGAAAACAGTAAATCCAAGTGACAATATAGTAACTGGCGAAAATAGTAACCGTTACGCCAATTGTcgaaattttaacaaattttgcGTTTTTCTGTGCAGCTGCTTTGTTTATCGCTAATGCGACGGACCTCGATtacttgaatgaaaattggaacGCAATCGCACCCTCTCTATTGGATTTCAACTACACCATTCCAGTCAGCAATCGTTCAACCGTCAGTGAATTGATAAAACAGCATTACttgggtaaaaaatgaatcaataCATCTACCACTGCTGTCGGCAAATCGATATCATCGATCTAAAAACGCCAAAACCCTCTATgcgaatctttttttttccacaaataCCATACGACCAATAGTTTCGGAGATTCAGCCTCCAGTGTGGACATATTTATTAGGATATTACATATACGTGCGAGACTATCGCTCGATATATTCGTAACTTTTGAAACGATTGAACGAGGGGCCAATGAAAAAATGGTAGAGTTCAGAGGGTAAAGATAACACGTGGATAAGAAAACTATCTAATCCTTGCTACCCGCATTTCTAAGAATTTTGCACTCGTTTCCAAACCATTATGCGGTATGTGACCAGGAATCCACTTGCGGCATACATCAACTTCATTATACCGATCGTATGATGGTGCAACTTAATGAACTTCGCAATTATCGGACTAAAAAACAACAGTTCAATGTATAGAACGAAGATTTTGGTATCAGGTATCCAGGACTTGTAACGGATTGTTTGGGTATGGAAATGATTCGCAATATGGAAAAGGGCTATCGGGAcgtttttttcaagaattcatTGAATAACTTGATTTTTATCAAGACTATTATGTACCTGAAGTTCCGGTCCGTTAGGTAGTTTGatcgaaaaatcaagttctCGCAAATactcattcaatttttaaagtaaaaatgaatgaGCCATGCTCTTGGGCAGCTCGCCAGTAGTTGAGTAAATTTATCCCTGAACAATTCCTAACTGCAAGTCGAAATATGAGacaacttgaattttcgatccGACCTGATGGATCGAAGGTTCGGATAAATCCACTATTTCGAAATTAATAAGGCGACATTACATAGGAACAAGTGAAATCAGCAACTCAACAATCGACAATTTCATTCACCTGATGACCGATCGTTTGTACCTCTTCGGTACCCAAAAAGCCGCGCTTCTACAAGCAGACGCGAACGAAAATCCCGTACATTTCTATTACTTTACCTACAGAGGAGCGCACAGTGTTAGCGAATATTTCAGCAACGGAGTAACCACAAATTGGGGTAAATCTTCCTAAGAAcgtacataatttttaaaaacaagtACAGACCTAAACCGTCATGAATGGTCTTTCGCAATTTTACGTAAGACATGACGTCGTaagaaattatagaaattataTGCTCACTGTGATTAGGAGTGGCTCACGGAGACGACATGTGCTACGCAATCGATTCGTTTTTCGACGCAACGACCACGGAGAATGACAAAGCGATGCAAAAAGTAATAATCAAGCTCTGGGTATCGTATGCGACGAACGGGTGAGTTTGTGTTTTCGCTTCTCTGATACTCCGAAATTACCAAAAGATTTTACCGGATTggaaacgtaaatatttttcagcacGGCCGACGTGGGCGTCGAATGGAACCCCTTGAACGGATCCAGCAGTAATTTGAATTACCTGAGAATCGCAGGACCAGACAAACTTTACATGGAAAGCAACTCGAACTTCGGACGAAAGGATTTCTGGTCCACtatcaattttgaagaaaatattttataagcAGCTACAAATCATGCCTACGAAGCAAAGAACCTTCTCGTTCTCGCATGGAGTTTAAACATAAATTTTCTATACCATAGCCGTGCACATTGAATTTACAGCTTCGTTGTAGATGGTAAAGTACAGAAACCCTGTGCGTAAACTCTCCCATACGAGAAcgagaaaatttcattgttgaTCTTCGAGAATTCTACTGAGACACTTGCTACAAACAGCTTTGATTACAGAAATATACTGCACAATCTATAAGCATACGTACGATAGCTAAACGCAGTCTTATTCCACCGCTGGTAAGATTTTCTATGGTTTTCCCTACTCTCACTTAAGTACCAACATTATACAACAGCTTTCATTGCACGAAACttacacaaaaataaaattatatacgcaTAAACTACCATTTCACgttaatgaaatataataatataaatagaaacaccgatatgtatgcatacatatgtGTACACATAGATTCGATTCGAATCATCTGCGCAGAACAAAATTATAACGCGTACCTCGAGAAATCACCGAATACACAGAATTATCATCGATCTAGTGCAGGCAGAGTACGAGTAATATTCGTAATACGATTCAACAGTACTTTACGTCGTATTTTCCCCGTACCGGTCTTGGGAAGTTcttcgaaaaagaaaacaccaCCCCTGAGTCTCTTGTACGGCGATAATTGTCCTtggggcgaaaaaaaaaatcaaaataaactGTCCGAAGTAACAATATGCCGAAAAATCTCAATCAAACTTCAATAACTTACTCGCAACGTGTTCCTCAACATCTTCCGCCGACAATTTTGACTCCGGCTTAACGACGACTCCAGCAGCTGGAAGTTCGCCAAAATCTTCGCTCGGCAGTCCGGCTACGGCAGCTTCCAGAACGTCCGATAGTTCGAGAATTACACCCTCGATCTCAACCGGAGATACCTTGCAAAAGATTTGAGAGACCGAGGTGCAATTAATGTTGATACGTGCAAAAAATCGGTATCGTGGACTGTGAAAATGCTTACCTGATTTCCCTGATACTTGATCATCTCCTTGAGTCTATCGACGATAAAGAAATCGCCGTCCCGATCGTAGAATCCCAAATCTCCGGACCTAAGCCATCCGTCGGTTTGAAGGGCTTCAGAGGTGGCCTCTTCGTTATCCAAGTAGCCCTTCATGATCGTGGGTCCTCGAAAACTGTAGAGAAGCGAGCTGGTCAAAGAAATTCAAAGCTGGGGGATAATCGCCTAAACTCACCAAAGTTCCCCCATTTCATCCGGACCGCAAATCTCGCCGGTATCACGGATCACTCGGCACTCTACGTTCGAAACAAGTTTTCCCGAACACTCGGGCTTCCCAACGGGCCCCGTCATTGTGACAAATGTAGTTTCCGTCATTCCGTAGCAGTGGTGAACTACCGCGTTTCTCGGTAATTTTTCCACAGCTAGTTCCTGAACTCGTCGCGACACTTTACCAGCTGACGTCCAAACGTGACGAACGCAGGCCAAATTATCCTTAGTGAACATCGAAGATTTTCCAATCATCGCCAGCAACGACGGAATGATGTACAAGTTCTTGATCTGTAGCGAATACGATCAGTGCTAGCAATTAGAACTGGTATCGGGATCTGATCGAACCGTTATACACGACaacgtaaataaataattaatacctGATGCGTGCAAACGATTTCGCTGA includes the following:
- the LOC124218445 gene encoding luciferin 4-monooxygenase-like isoform X1, with the translated sequence MGFNQSKSNAPSSNGDVWKYVKSQSERFDASNIIQQNAASGEKLNFNEFSENVESLASVLRDIELTSGVGICSENNLEYCWILLGVLHAGVRCTLLSPTYTERELRHFLNLTKPDIVLCSRLVGDKLYENGESFDAICSAHSFVKGVYVWGPTGCKSLFASLRSVCKNNNNTTRDQKCFEGSREALVLASSGSTGLPKGVVLTHRAVVESLKLSSVYANSCETALGLMPLFHSYGLILGLMCLCEGSKFIVVPKLMGAKHLSEIVCTHQIKNLYIIPSLLAMIGKSSMFTKDNLACVRHVWTSAGKVSRRVQELAVEKLPRNAVVHHCYGMTETTFVTMTGPVGKPECSGKLVSNVECRVIRDTGEICGPDEMGELCFRGPTIMKGYLDNEEATSEALQTDGWLRSGDLGFYDRDGDFFIVDRLKEMIKYQGNQVSPVEIEGVILELSDVLEAAVAGLPSEDFGELPAAGVVVKPESKLSAEDVEEHVARQLSPYKRLRGGVFFFEELPKTGTGKIRRKVLLNRITNITRTLPALDR